From the Brassica oleracea var. oleracea cultivar TO1000 unplaced genomic scaffold, BOL UnpScaffold01487, whole genome shotgun sequence genome, one window contains:
- the LOC106321364 gene encoding glycine-rich protein 3 short isoform-like: MASKTLILLGVFAFLLVVSEMAAASAQKSESEDTVQPDRYGGGHGGNEGYNGRGGYNRGGGHNGGGGYNGGGGYNGGGGYNGGGGYKGGRGGGYKGGRGGRGGHGGRGGHGGHGAEAVQTQTGN; the protein is encoded by the exons ATGGCTTCAAAGACTTTGATTCTGCTGGGTGTCTTTGCATTTCTTCTCGTTGTGTCAGAAATGGCCGCAGCATCTGCACAGAAGTCGG AGAGTGAGGACACTGTGCAACCTGATCGATATGGTGGTGGCCATGGCGGAAATGAAGGTTACAACGGACGAGGAGGATATAACAGAGGAGGAGGACACAACGGTGGTGGAGGATACAACGGAGGTGGAGGATACAACGGGGGAGGAGGATACAACGGCGGTGGAGGATACAAGggaggaagaggtggaggatACAAGGGAGGAAGAGGAGGCCGTGGGGGACACGGAGGAAGAGGAGGCCACGGCGGACACGGTGCAGAAGCTGTGCAGACTCAGACTGGCAACTAA